From a region of the Melospiza georgiana isolate bMelGeo1 chromosome 23, bMelGeo1.pri, whole genome shotgun sequence genome:
- the LOC131093004 gene encoding olfactory receptor 14C36-like gives MSNSSSISHFLLLPLADTRQLQLLHFCLLLGISLAALLGNGLIISAVACSHHLHMPMFFFLLNLALSDLGSICTTVPKAMHNSLWDTRNISYSGCTAQVFLLIFLLGTELALLTVMCYDRYVSICKPLHYRTLLGSRACAHMSAAAWASAFLNGLMHTANTFSLPLCHGNALGQYFCEIPQILKLFCSKSYLRELAVIVVSLCLGFGCFVFMVFSCVQIFRAVLRIPSEQRRHKAFSTCLPHLPHKFPSSSALSFLPT, from the coding sequence atgtccaacagcagctccatcagccacttcctcctgctgccattggcagacacgcggcagctgcagctcctgcacttctgcctcttgctgggcatctccctggctgccctcctgggcaatggcctcatcatcagtgctgtagcctgcagccaccacttGCACatgcccatgttcttcttcctgctcaacctggccctcagtgacctgggctccatctgcaccactgtccccaaagccatgcacaattccctctgggacaccaggaacatctcctactCAGGATGTACTGCGCAAGTTTTTCTGCTCATCTTCTTACTTGGAACAGAGCTTGCCCTCCTGACagtcatgtgctacgaccgctatgtgtccatctgcaaacctcTACACTAcaggaccctcctgggcagcagagcttgtgcccacatgtcagcagctgcctgggccagtgcctttctcaatggtctcatgcacacagccaatacattttccctgcccctgtgccatggcaatgccctgggccagtatttctgtgaaatcccacagatcctcaagctcttcTGCTCCAAATCCTACCTCAGGGAACTTGCGGTCATTGTGGTTAGTCTTTGCTtaggttttggttgttttgtgttcatggTTTTCTCCTgtgtgcagatcttcagggctgtgctgaggatcccctctgagcagagacggcacaaagccttttccacctgcctccctcacctcccTCACAAGTTTCCCTCTTCCTCAGCACTGTCATTTTTGCCTACCTGA